The Acidobacteriaceae bacterium nucleotide sequence TCTCGATTCCCCGCTTGACGACCGTGCGCCAGCCACTGCAACAGATGGGCGAAACCGCTGCGCGGACGCTGATCGCAGCGATCGAAGGCACGGCGCCTGCGGAACGCGAACTGTGCTTCGCTCCGGAGCTGATCCACCGCGAGTCCACGGCGGCGCCGACGAGGCTCATGAAGACCCCTGCCCGTAAGGCCCGCTAGGCCCACTTCCCGCTTCAACCTGGCCCCCAAACTTCGCGAAATCTTTATTTTTCCTTTACTAAAAGCTTTTAGCTTTACAACTCTGCGTGCTGGTGAATATATTGCGTGAGTTCGAGGAATCACTAGAGGTTCGTCCGGGGGCTTTCCACCGCTTCCTGAGATAGAGCCGAGCATCGCCCTTTTTCGGAGGCCCAGCATGTCATCCCCATTCGCCCGTACACTCGCCGTTTTTGCCGTCCCGTCCCTGGCCCTTCTGGTCAGCGGTTGCGGCATGGGCAGCGGCAATCTTCTGCAAAGCGCCACCACCTCAAGCAACGCCGCAGCGTTGCACGGCTCAGTCCTTGGCGGCCAGCAGCCCATCTATAACTCGCAGATCACGCTGTGGCAGGCCGGCAACACGGGCTACGGTCAGGGCGCGACGAACCTGATGCACTCCGGCGTAGACATTCGCACCGCCGCGGACGGCACGTTCAACATGACCGGGACCTACGACTGCCCCACCAGCGGCAGCCCGATGGTGTACCTGGTGGCAAGCGGTGGTGACCCGACCGGCGGAGCCAGCAGCAGCGTCGACAACACGGCAGCCGTGCTGGTTGCAGCATTGGGCAACTGCGGCAACCTGAGCGCCAGCACGTTTATCAACGTGAACGAAGTAACGACAGCGGCTGCAGCGTTTGCGCTGGGCCAGTTCGTCGGTGGCTTTGGCGGATCGACCGTATCGATCGGAACGTCGTCCACGAATCTTGTCGGACTGAACAATGCGTTTGCGACCGCTCACAATCTTGCCAGCACGACGACCGGTGTGGCGACAGGCACGAGTGCGGCTTCCGGCACGAACTACTACCTGCCGTCGAGCGATCAGTCGAAGCTGAACACGATGGCAAACATCCTGGCAGCTTGCGTGAACGTGACCGATGCCAGCCAGCCGAACTGCCTCTCGCTGTTTGCGGCGGTGGCTCCGAGCGGTGCAACTGCGCCCACCGATATCTTCCAGGCGGCGACGTATCTTTCGTTGAATCCGATCTCGGTGAACTCTGCGACGTCGTCGACGAACATGACGACGCTGTTCAATCTGCAGTCAGCGTTCCAGCCATTCAGCCCTTCGCTCTCCGCTGTTCCAACAGACTGGACGATGGCGATTGCGTACACAGGTACAGGCATCAACTACCTTTCCTCGGCAGCGGTCGATGCAAACGGCGATGTCTGGTTCTCGAACCAGAACACAACCGGCGGCGTGGTTGTGCTGAATGGCGGCACGGGCGTTGCAGGTGGCAGCGCGGGTGTGGCAGGCGGCGTGATCGGCTTCTACTCGTCGGGTGCGAACTCCGGCGGAACGACGATCACGGCTGGCGCGGTGCGACAGGTTGCGATCGATACCAATGGCAAGGCGTGGTTCGGCAGCTACACCGCTGCAGCAGATAGCAAGTACTACCTGTTCCGCGCGGTCTCCGGCTCGGGTGTCGATGCGGTGTACGCCTACACTGCTGGCAACAACGCACCGTATGCGGTTGCGGTCGACGGCAACAATACGGTCTACACCACGACCAACGACACGCACCTCGACTACATCAGCGCGACTGCGGTCAACACCACGTCTCCGAGCTTTGACACAACGCATCTCGGCGGAGCCACGGTAGGACTGGCCGTCACTGGCGGCAGTGTTGTGTATGCTCCGCGGCAGGCGAACGCTGCGGTGTATAACTTCACGACAAACCCGCTCGGAGCAGCGACCTCCGGCACGGCAACCAGCTTCTCAAACTACGGCACCGCGGCGGACGGAAACGGCCACGCGTGGGTAGTGAACAAGAATGCTGTCGGGGGAACGTCCGGCGTGAACCTGGGCTACCTTTCCGGTACGAGCTTCACCGCGGCTCCCAGTTCCGCTTGCCTGAACGCGCCGAACTTTCCGGCGGTGGATGGCAATAACAACATCTGGGTGACGAACGCCTCGGCGACGAGCGGCATCACGACGGTCTGCGAGTTCAACAGCTCCGGGACGTTGATCTCAAGCGCTACCGGCTTTGGCCCGCATGGGCTGGCAACTGCGCGTGGCATTGCGATTGACCAGTCCGGCAACGTCTGGGTGACGAGCAATGGAACGTCGTACAGCTACGTGACCGAACTGGTTGGCGCAGCGGTTCCGGCTGTGGCTCCGCTTTCGCTTGCAGCGAAGAACAACACACTGGGCCAGCGCCCGTAAACGTTCCCATGAGCTCCGCTGCCGGTGCAGGCAGCGGAGCAATTTTTCGATCTTTTCAAGTTAGTTTTGAGAGCAAATTCCATGCGACTCCGTAATACTCTTACGCTTCTTTCCGCTGTCGGTGCGTTCTTCGCGCTGCAGATTTCGGCACAGGTTCCTGCGGTTGTGATGAGCAACCATCAGACGCTCTACTCCGCCCTGACGAACGGCACGCAACGAGTGTCAGCGAACGCGCGCGGCGACGTCTTCTTCCATGACTCCTACAATCACCAGTTGCTGGAGTTGCCCGCGGGAACGACTACGCCGGTTGTGATTCTGAAAAACACGAACACCACGACTTCGACGTCTGGCCCGAGTTCCGTGGATATCGATAAGCTCGGCAATCTCTACTTCAACAACACCTACGGTGGTCGCGTGATCAAGGTTCCGTTGGCGAACGGAACCTATGCCACAAACGTAGACGCAAGCGATGCGACGTTGAAGGCCAACACCTGTATTGCGGGTGCAACGGCACCTTGCGTTCTACCGACACTCGGCGTCCTGGTGGGCTACTACGCGCAGACATCGGATACCGCGCAGGACGGCGCGCAGGATGGGACGGGCAACTTCTACTTCGTCGATGTGAACGACAGTGTTTCGTCAGGCAAGTACAACCGCATCGTCAAGCTGACGCCCTCGGGAACAGTCTCGATTCTGATCGACAGCCTTACAACGTCGTCAAACGCGCAGCTTGCGGCCGACACTACAGGCAATCTCTGGTACGCCAACGGGACAGGCCTTTACTACGCCGCCGCTGGTGCCAGCAGCTTTACGCAACTCAACACGTCGACGCTATCGAAGCCGACAGGTGTGACGTTCGATAACGCCGGCAACCTCATCGTCACCGATACGGGCAACAACCGTCTGGTTGTGATCCCGAATGAAAACGGTGCGTTGAATTACAGCGATCAGTACCTGCTTGCGCCGTACTACTCGGCGAACTCGGTTGGTATCGATGCGAGTGGAACGATTTATTACACGGGTGCGTCCGGTGGCACGTCTGCCGTCTCGCAGATGCATAGCTCCACCTACAACGCTGCCGCGCTGAACGTAAACGCAACGACGACGTCGAACCTGGTCTACGCGTCGTTCAACGCAAACGTTACGTTCGCGTCCATTTACCAGAAGACGGTGGGCGCGAACATGATCGCCTCCGTGAACACATGCGTGCTCGGCACGACGTACACCGCGACCAAGAGCTGCGCGCTGAATGTACAGGTGAAGCCAGTACGCGTTGGCCCTGTCTCAGCACTGGTCGGCGTTACAGATAGCAACGGCAATATCGCCGGACAGTTTGCGTTCACCACCACGGGCACAGGCTCTGCGGTGAACATCGATCCGGGCACGGCGACGACGATCTCCTCGTCGTTCACTGCGCCTGCGGGCGTTGCTGTCGACCGTCTCGGCACGGTGTACGTCGTGGATACCACAAGCAACGCAGTGCTCGCATATGCAGGAGGAACGGGCACGCCGGTGAGCTACGGAAGCGGTCTGAGCAGCCCCACGGGCGTTGCGGTGAATGCGAATGGCGATCTCTTCATCGCCGATAGCGGCAACTACCGCGTCGTGGAGATTCCCTCGCTGGGCTCCGTGCTGCAGGCCAGCGCGCAGGTCACGATCGCAAGCGGACTGGCACTGCCCATTGCGATTACGACCGGTCAGCTCGATGCACTCTTCATCGCGCAAGCAGGCCGTCTCGACCAGTACGCTGTGCGCTCCATTCTGCCAGCACAACGCACGGCAACGATCTCAACCTCCTATGCCAAACCCCTTGCGTTGACGACCGACCCCACCGGGAACCTCTTCCTGGCCGATGGCACGAGCGGCGTAGTGGAGTTTTCGTATCCGGGATTCACGACGACAACAGCTATTGCCTCGGGCCTGACCACGCCATCGGCACTCGCTACCGATGCGGCAGGCGATCTGTTCCTCACCGACGCAGGCACGGCCAAGGCTGTACGCATTCCCAACACAAACGGAACGCTGAGCTATGCCAACGCGGTCAGTGTTACTTCGCTCACAGCCCCTTACGGCATGGCGGCGGATTACAGCGGCAATCTCTTCTTCACCGACACGTCGGCGAAGTCGTTGGTGAAGGTTTCCCGCACGCTTGGAGCGTTGGCCTTCGGCGCGGTCAACCAAGGATCGACGAGTGCGGCACTTAGCGCGACGATTGCATCGTCGGGCAACACGGCACTGACACTGGGGACGCCGCTCTACACCACAAGCGGAGACACAAGTTCTTTCAGCATTCAGGGCTCGAGCACCTGCGCTGCGGGAGCGTCTCTTGCTGCAGGATCAGGCTGCACCTTGAGCGCGACGTACACGCCTGTGGCACGCGCCACAAACACGGCGACCTACACGTTGAGCGCTTCGCCTACCGTGGCAACCTCACCGTTCACCCTCACGCTGACCGGAACGGGGACATACCTCGCGCCGACTTCGCTGGCTGTTACAGTTTCGCCGACAACACTTACCTACTCACAAACAGCGACGCTCACCGCCACGCTCACACCGTCGCAGTTCAACGTGGCAGCAGCCAGCGGCACGGTCACCTTCTACATCAATGGCACGGCGCAGAAGCCAGCAACGCTGACGAACAATGTAGCCACGCTGCAAACGTCCGCGCTGCCCGGCGGACAAAATACGGTGTATGCCGTGTACTCCGGTGACATCAACTATGCGACCAGCACGGCGCCTTCGATCAACGCAACGGTAGGCACCGCGAGCACGACGACGGCGCTAACGTTGACCACCGGATACTCCAACCCGACCAGCTCTTCCACGGGTGGCAGCATTACGTTCGCCGCGACGGTGACACCGAGTGTCGCAGGATCGCTCGCAGGTTCCTCGGTGAGCTTTGTCAGCGGATCCACCACGCTGGGCACCGCAGCCCTGACCGCGAACACCGATGGAACGTACTCCGCATCGCTGACGACTTCGAGCGTTGCAGCAGCCACGTACAACGTGGTGGCTTCGTTCGCAGGCAACTCCAACTACAGCGGCTCACAGTCTGCGGCGCAAACACTGATCGTCTCGGCGCCGGGCATCAACCTCACCTCGAGCGCTAGCACGATTACCTCGTCCGCAGGGACGCCCGGAGCGGTCACGCTCTCGGTGCGGTCCGTGGCAGGACTTGGAGCCAATGGCACGCCAGCGACGGTGACCTTCTCCTGCTCGGGTCTCCCGGCGAATGCATACTGCCGCTTCTCGCCAGCGTTCATCTCGCTGCCAGCCTCGCCGTCGACAACACCAGTGCCCGCCACGCAGGTGAACCTTGCCATCGAGGTTTCCGTGAACCCAGGCACGCCGCTGCAGGGAGTTTCTTCGTTGCGAACGTCCTCGACCATCAGCCTTGCGCTGCTGCTCGCGACACCGCTGCTCTTCCTGCGCCGCCGCATCGGCTCGCTGCTCGCAGTCGTGCTCCTTAGCGTTGCTGCGATGGCTTCCCTCTCGGGATGCTCTTCGGGCAGTTCGCCAACGACGACGCCAGCCGGAACGTACAACGTGACCGTAACCGCCCAGAGCACGACAGCAACCACCAGCCTGCCCATCACCCTGACGGTGCGCTAAGAGGAACCATGATTCAGAGCAACTTTCGCAAACTTCTCCTCACAACTCTCGTAGCCCTCTTCGGTGTGTTCGCCACGACGGCGTGGGCGCAGACCAATGCAGCCTCGCTCTCGGGTATCGTCACCGACGCCAGCGGCGCACGCATTCCCGATGCGCAGATTACGCTGACCTTCGACAAGAGCAGTGACAAGCGCACGGCCACATCGAACGCGGAGGGCGTGTACAACTTCTCCGCGCTCGAACCCGGTGTGTACTCCATGCATACGGAGCGCGATGGCTTCAGCATAAGCAATGCACGCAACATTGCGCTGCATCCCGCAGACAGCCGCACCATGAATGTAGTGCTTCAGATTGGCGCGGTGACAGACACCGTAGAAGTGGATGCTGCGGATGAGCCTCCGACGAACGGCGAACGCACGGCGCTGATCTCTGCTGATGATATTCAGCACCTCAGCGTGCAGGGCCGCGATGTTTCAGAGCTTGTGAAGACGCAGCCTGGCTTCGCCATCATCCCGCCGGTCGGCATTACGAACGGAACGTATGATCCCGGTCAGGTGACAACAGGTGGCGGTCTGGCAAACTTTGCGGCGAATGGATCGCCGTCGGGCGGCGTGAGCATCACGTCGAACGGCGCGGACATTACCGACCCCACCGCAGGCAACCAGACCACGCAGAACATCAATCAGGAGATGGTGCAGGAGGTTCAGATTCAGACCTCAGCCTTCGGTGCCGATCAGGCGAAGGGTCCGATCAACATCAATGTGCAGACGAAGAGCGGCACACGCCTCTTCCATGGATCGATCTATACCTATCTGCGTTCGTATCACCTGAATACCAACAACTGGTTCACGAAGAACCAGGGGCTGCCCGACGCGCATGACCGCTACCTCTACCCAGGCGCACAACTCTCCGGACCTGTTTTGATTCCCGGCACCAGCTTCAACCAATCGAAGAAGCTGACGTTCTTCGTCGGTGGCGAAGATTATGTGCAGCGCAATGTATACGCCTACGGCAACGCGCTGAACTCTTCCGTGCTGGCGCTAGTGCCCACACAGAACATGCGCAACGGCAACTTTACAGCAGCAGAGTTGGCGAACTACCTGGGCACGGACACGGGCAGCATCAACACGCAGTGCACCACCTCCGGAACGCTCGCGAACTATGTTCATCTCTGCGGCGTGCCAACTGGAGCCTCAAACAACGCTGGTTATAACGTGCTCAATGGCCAGTTCGACCCCGGTGCGATTGACCACAACGCACAGGTTCTTTTGAACAGCATGCCACTGCCGAACCGCCCGACTACCGGTGGCTATAACTACCTGACGACCAACTTCGAAAACAACGATCTGTGGCAGATGGTTTCGCGTGTCGATGATGCGATCTCGGATCGCTTCAAGCTTTACTTCACGTACTCTGCGGAACGCGGACGCCATACAGGGATCCCCGAAGCGCAGTCCTACTCGCCTGCGAACGGCGGCCCCAGCATGGGTGGCATCAACACTCCGGGTAAGTCGACGGCGCGTGTGTTCACGCAGTCGGCCAGCATCAACAGCACGTATGTATTCAATCCTCATCTGACCAACGAGGCGTACCTCTCGGCGGCGTTGAACCGGAACGACTTTGCACTGGCTCACCCGGAGATGTTGAACGCAGCCGCGCTCGGCTATACAAATACGGGTATCTATCCGAATGCCAGCAAACAGATTCCTGGCTTTGGCGATTACGGCTTCGATGGCCTTCCCATCGCGCTTTATCCAGACACCTCCAATGGCCCGTACTTCCAGCACACCTTTACGCCGACGTTTGGCGACAACCTGACCACAGTCATCAAGTCGCACACGTTGAAGATTGGCGCTTATGTACAGCGTGCCACCTCGAACGTGAACACCAACATCACGTCGGACGTTCTGCAATCGACAACCTCGGGCATCAGTACGCTGTACTACCTGCCCTCGGGTTCGCAGTTCACCAATCCTGATGGTTCGAAGGGCAATACCCTCTCCAATGGCAACTTCCTTGCGGACTTCCTGATCGGCGATGTGCAGCAGTTTGTGCAGACCAGCCAGCAGAAGAACCTCAACCTCTACTACTGGAACACCGACTTCTTCGCGACCGATACCTGGAAGACCACGCGTCGCCTTACGCTGACGCTGGGCATCCGTTTCGATCACATGGGTGCATGGCAGGATGAGCACGGCAACGGCATCGCCGTCTTCAGCAAGAAGTATTACGACAACCCTGTCGTAGCCGCCTTCCCCGGCCTTGCCTGGCATGGAGTCGATCCCTCCATCCCGAACTCTGGCACGCCGGGACGCACCTTCTTCTACTCGCCACGTGTGGGCATGGCGTACGACCTCTACGGCACGGGCAAGACAATCCTTCGCGGAGGCTTCGGCTTCTATCGCTCGCATGATCCGGCGAACCCGTATGCCAACGCAGCCGCAACGGCTGCAGGTGTCTATTCGTCGACAGCAGGAGGCTCGGGCATTCAACTGTCCAAGCTTTCGCTCGGCACCACATCGTTAGCGGATTGCACCAATCGCGCGATCTCCAATGCAAACTCGAAGTGCCCGTCGCTGAACGCGACCGTCTTCGGGCTCGACGCCAGTGATGATCGCCAACCGCTAACCTACACCTATAACTTCACCGTGACGCAGGCGGTTGCCAAGCGCACTGTCTTCCAGATTGCTTACGCAGGGTCGAACTCGCAGAACCTGCTGCTGCAAGGCACGCTGCAGAACATCAACGCGAATCCGATTGGCACGCTCTTCAAGCCGAACCCGATCACCGGGGCCGTCATCGCTCCGTCGTCGCAGTCGATCGCGCAGCAGGGCGACTATCGTCCATACAAGCCGTATCAGGCGGTTGAAGTGCCGCGCCATCTTGCGTACTCGAACTACAACGCACTGCAGGTTGGCTTCAACAAGACGGCTGGGCTCGTTCGCTGGGGTCTGAACTACACCTGGTCGAAGTCTCTCGGTATTCGCTCGATCCCCGGGCAGCCTGGCGATCCAATCTACCTGCGCAATAACTACGGCCCGCTGAACAGCGACCGCTCCGACATCTTCAACGCAACGTACACCATCGAGTTTGGCAACCACCATCTCGCAGGGCATCGCCTGTACGGCCTTGGAGTGAATGGGTGGGAGATGTCCGGCATCACCAGTTATCAGTCCGGCCCGAATCTGCAAGCGATCTATAGCCTTAGCCTCAAGGCCAAGGGCACGGTCACGCAGGCCATTGCAGGTTCGACCACGGCGACGCTGCTGAACGTGAACAACACGAATTACCTTGGCACATCCGAGGTAAGCCTGCAGCCCATGCTGACCTGCGACCCGAGCACGGGCCTGAAGGACAAGCAGTTTGTGCGCGGTGAGTGCTTCAAGCTGCCGTCCATCGGCACGGTGAACGGCCAGTTCAACTATCCGTACATTCATGGACCGGCCTACTTCGACACGGACCTTACGCTGGTCAAGCACTTCCGCATCAGCAACCAGAAGGAAGTGCAGATTCGTCTGGCGGCGTTCAACTTTGTGAACCACCCCGTCACGAGCTTCTCGTCGCGCTTCCCCAGCGAGTCGACCCTGACCTACTCCGGCACCTATGCAAACCCGACGCTGCAAAGCCCGGACAACGGAAACTGCTCAGTAACAAGCTCGAGCTGCTTCGGTTACGCAGGCTATAAGCAGGGTCGTCGCGTGGTCGAAGTCGCCGCCAAGTACTCCTTCTAACTCATCGGGAAGAGGCGAAGCAGCCTCTTCCCTTCACCGCCAGAACACTTCCAGAGACGCCCAGCCGCCGCCATGTCGCCCATCGCCAAGCTCCATACCTCCGCCCGCTTCGCCACTCTTGCCCTTGTGATGCTTGCGCCTTGCGCAGTACTCAACGTCACGGGCTGCTCCAGCTCTGCACCGACGAACACCACGCCGGCTGGCTCACTTACGCTTGCCAGTTCAGCGAACGCACTCTCCGTGGCGCCGAACGCCACGTCCTCTGCGCTCACGCTGAGCGTGACGCGCAGCAGCGGCAATCAAGCGGCTGTCACGCTCTCAGCGTCTACTCTGCCTTCTGGCGTGACCGCGACGTTCACGCAACCGGCCTATGGCACCTACGGAACGGTTCAGTTCTTCACCACGACCACCATCACGCCGGGGCTCTACCCCATCACGATCACCGCAAGCGACGGCACAAACAAGGCAACGCAGACACTGAACCTTACCCTGCAGGAGGTCGATACCGTCAGCCTCTCGGCATCGCCCGCAGCCCTGACCCTCTTTCAAGCAGGCGCTACGGCGTCGACCAGCTTCAGCGTGACTCGTTCGTACGGCAATACAAACAACGTGAGCGTAAGCGCCACGGGCCTGCCCACGAACCTTACCGCAAGCTTTACGCAACCGAACGCTGGCACAACAGGCAGCGTTACGTTTGCGTCCGGCACAGGGACGAGCGTTCCGGCTGCGGGCACTTACACCGTGACGCTGACAGCGAATGATGGTGTGGCGACAGGGGCAACGACGGTGGCCGTAA carries:
- a CDS encoding Ig-like domain repeat protein encodes the protein MRLRNTLTLLSAVGAFFALQISAQVPAVVMSNHQTLYSALTNGTQRVSANARGDVFFHDSYNHQLLELPAGTTTPVVILKNTNTTTSTSGPSSVDIDKLGNLYFNNTYGGRVIKVPLANGTYATNVDASDATLKANTCIAGATAPCVLPTLGVLVGYYAQTSDTAQDGAQDGTGNFYFVDVNDSVSSGKYNRIVKLTPSGTVSILIDSLTTSSNAQLAADTTGNLWYANGTGLYYAAAGASSFTQLNTSTLSKPTGVTFDNAGNLIVTDTGNNRLVVIPNENGALNYSDQYLLAPYYSANSVGIDASGTIYYTGASGGTSAVSQMHSSTYNAAALNVNATTTSNLVYASFNANVTFASIYQKTVGANMIASVNTCVLGTTYTATKSCALNVQVKPVRVGPVSALVGVTDSNGNIAGQFAFTTTGTGSAVNIDPGTATTISSSFTAPAGVAVDRLGTVYVVDTTSNAVLAYAGGTGTPVSYGSGLSSPTGVAVNANGDLFIADSGNYRVVEIPSLGSVLQASAQVTIASGLALPIAITTGQLDALFIAQAGRLDQYAVRSILPAQRTATISTSYAKPLALTTDPTGNLFLADGTSGVVEFSYPGFTTTTAIASGLTTPSALATDAAGDLFLTDAGTAKAVRIPNTNGTLSYANAVSVTSLTAPYGMAADYSGNLFFTDTSAKSLVKVSRTLGALAFGAVNQGSTSAALSATIASSGNTALTLGTPLYTTSGDTSSFSIQGSSTCAAGASLAAGSGCTLSATYTPVARATNTATYTLSASPTVATSPFTLTLTGTGTYLAPTSLAVTVSPTTLTYSQTATLTATLTPSQFNVAAASGTVTFYINGTAQKPATLTNNVATLQTSALPGGQNTVYAVYSGDINYATSTAPSINATVGTASTTTALTLTTGYSNPTSSSTGGSITFAATVTPSVAGSLAGSSVSFVSGSTTLGTAALTANTDGTYSASLTTSSVAAATYNVVASFAGNSNYSGSQSAAQTLIVSAPGINLTSSASTITSSAGTPGAVTLSVRSVAGLGANGTPATVTFSCSGLPANAYCRFSPAFISLPASPSTTPVPATQVNLAIEVSVNPGTPLQGVSSLRTSSTISLALLLATPLLFLRRRIGSLLAVVLLSVAAMASLSGCSSGSSPTTTPAGTYNVTVTAQSTTATTSLPITLTVR
- a CDS encoding TonB-dependent receptor, encoding MIQSNFRKLLLTTLVALFGVFATTAWAQTNAASLSGIVTDASGARIPDAQITLTFDKSSDKRTATSNAEGVYNFSALEPGVYSMHTERDGFSISNARNIALHPADSRTMNVVLQIGAVTDTVEVDAADEPPTNGERTALISADDIQHLSVQGRDVSELVKTQPGFAIIPPVGITNGTYDPGQVTTGGGLANFAANGSPSGGVSITSNGADITDPTAGNQTTQNINQEMVQEVQIQTSAFGADQAKGPININVQTKSGTRLFHGSIYTYLRSYHLNTNNWFTKNQGLPDAHDRYLYPGAQLSGPVLIPGTSFNQSKKLTFFVGGEDYVQRNVYAYGNALNSSVLALVPTQNMRNGNFTAAELANYLGTDTGSINTQCTTSGTLANYVHLCGVPTGASNNAGYNVLNGQFDPGAIDHNAQVLLNSMPLPNRPTTGGYNYLTTNFENNDLWQMVSRVDDAISDRFKLYFTYSAERGRHTGIPEAQSYSPANGGPSMGGINTPGKSTARVFTQSASINSTYVFNPHLTNEAYLSAALNRNDFALAHPEMLNAAALGYTNTGIYPNASKQIPGFGDYGFDGLPIALYPDTSNGPYFQHTFTPTFGDNLTTVIKSHTLKIGAYVQRATSNVNTNITSDVLQSTTSGISTLYYLPSGSQFTNPDGSKGNTLSNGNFLADFLIGDVQQFVQTSQQKNLNLYYWNTDFFATDTWKTTRRLTLTLGIRFDHMGAWQDEHGNGIAVFSKKYYDNPVVAAFPGLAWHGVDPSIPNSGTPGRTFFYSPRVGMAYDLYGTGKTILRGGFGFYRSHDPANPYANAAATAAGVYSSTAGGSGIQLSKLSLGTTSLADCTNRAISNANSKCPSLNATVFGLDASDDRQPLTYTYNFTVTQAVAKRTVFQIAYAGSNSQNLLLQGTLQNINANPIGTLFKPNPITGAVIAPSSQSIAQQGDYRPYKPYQAVEVPRHLAYSNYNALQVGFNKTAGLVRWGLNYTWSKSLGIRSIPGQPGDPIYLRNNYGPLNSDRSDIFNATYTIEFGNHHLAGHRLYGLGVNGWEMSGITSYQSGPNLQAIYSLSLKAKGTVTQAIAGSTTATLLNVNNTNYLGTSEVSLQPMLTCDPSTGLKDKQFVRGECFKLPSIGTVNGQFNYPYIHGPAYFDTDLTLVKHFRISNQKEVQIRLAAFNFVNHPVTSFSSRFPSESTLTYSGTYANPTLQSPDNGNCSVTSSSCFGYAGYKQGRRVVEVAAKYSF